The Claveliimonas bilis genome window below encodes:
- a CDS encoding 1-deoxy-D-xylulose-5-phosphate reductoisomerase has translation MKKIGILGSTGSIGTQTLEVVRENKDIEVTALAAGSNIRLLEEQIREFAPRIAAVWDEKKAKELKERVKDLPVKIVSGMDGLIQVSAFEEMEILVTAIVGMIGIRPTMEAIKAGKDIALANKETLVTAGHLIMPLAKENGVSILPVDSEHSAIFQSLQGGQQKAVKKILLTASGGPFRGKKREELADIQVEDALKHPNWEMGRKITIDSSTMVNKGLEVIEAKWLFDVDVSQIQVVVQPQSVIHSMVEYEDGAVIAQLGTPDMKLPIQYALYYPERRYLPGERLDFWNLGKLDFEKPDTDTFYGLALAYEAGRRGGSLPTVFNAANERAVQLFLERKIGYLEIPKIIKECMERHKNVEQPSLEEILDTEEGVYEYINSRK, from the coding sequence ATGAAGAAAATAGGCATTCTTGGCTCTACTGGTTCCATTGGAACTCAGACCCTGGAAGTGGTAAGGGAAAATAAGGATATTGAAGTGACTGCTCTGGCAGCCGGAAGCAATATCCGGCTTCTGGAAGAACAGATCCGTGAGTTTGCGCCCCGTATTGCCGCTGTATGGGATGAAAAGAAGGCGAAAGAGCTGAAAGAGAGAGTAAAAGACCTGCCGGTTAAGATTGTTTCCGGTATGGATGGGCTGATCCAGGTATCAGCATTTGAGGAAATGGAGATACTGGTAACAGCAATTGTCGGAATGATCGGCATACGTCCTACAATGGAAGCTATAAAGGCGGGAAAAGATATTGCTCTTGCAAATAAAGAAACTTTAGTGACAGCAGGTCATCTTATTATGCCTCTTGCAAAAGAAAACGGAGTTTCTATTCTACCGGTGGACAGTGAACACAGCGCTATTTTCCAGTCTCTTCAGGGAGGACAGCAAAAGGCTGTGAAAAAGATCCTTCTTACTGCATCAGGAGGACCTTTCAGAGGAAAGAAAAGAGAAGAACTTGCAGATATCCAGGTGGAGGATGCACTGAAACACCCAAATTGGGAGATGGGAAGGAAGATTACCATTGATTCCTCTACCATGGTAAACAAAGGCTTGGAAGTGATCGAGGCAAAGTGGCTTTTTGATGTGGATGTCAGTCAGATTCAGGTTGTGGTTCAGCCCCAGAGCGTCATTCACTCCATGGTGGAATATGAGGACGGAGCGGTGATTGCTCAGCTTGGCACTCCGGATATGAAGCTTCCTATACAGTATGCTCTTTACTATCCGGAGCGGAGGTATCTGCCGGGCGAACGGCTGGATTTCTGGAATCTGGGAAAACTGGACTTTGAAAAGCCGGATACCGATACATTTTACGGTCTTGCCCTTGCATACGAAGCAGGAAGAAGAGGCGGCAGCCTGCCTACGGTGTTTAATGCGGCAAATGAGCGGGCAGTGCAGCTTTTCCTGGAGCGGAAAATCGGTTATCTGGAAATCCCGAAGATTATAAAGGAATGTATGGAAAGACACAAAAATGTGGAACAGCCGTCTCTTGAAGAGATATTGGATACGGAAGAGGGGGTATATGAATATATCAACAGCAGGAAATAG
- a CDS encoding phosphatidate cytidylyltransferase gives MFKTRLLSGIILVIVLIITVGYGGNLLFGVLAVISLIGMSELYKVVKVEKTSLGIVGYLAAVVYYGLLFTGRMEAVTALTVLFLVLVMAVYVFAFPKYRTEQVMVTYFGLFYVAVMLSYVYQTRMLPDGGVAVWLIFLSSWGCDTCAYCVGMLIGKHKMAPKLSPKKSVEGGVGGVLGAALLGALFSLAMNQWAQADVSPAFYALICGIGGIISQIGDLAASAIKRNHEIKDYGKLIPGHGGILDRFDSVIFTAPVIYYLTVLLG, from the coding sequence ATGTTTAAAACGAGACTTTTAAGTGGGATCATACTGGTGATCGTGCTGATCATTACTGTGGGATACGGAGGCAATCTGCTGTTCGGAGTCCTGGCGGTGATCAGTTTGATCGGCATGAGTGAACTTTATAAAGTAGTAAAAGTAGAAAAAACCAGCCTTGGCATTGTGGGCTATCTGGCGGCGGTGGTTTACTATGGGCTGTTATTTACAGGAAGAATGGAAGCGGTGACGGCCCTTACTGTCCTGTTCCTTGTATTGGTGATGGCGGTCTATGTTTTCGCATTTCCAAAGTACCGTACGGAACAGGTGATGGTTACCTATTTTGGCTTGTTTTACGTAGCAGTCATGCTCTCTTATGTTTATCAGACAAGAATGCTGCCGGACGGAGGCGTGGCAGTGTGGCTGATCTTCTTAAGTTCCTGGGGATGCGATACCTGTGCTTACTGTGTGGGAATGCTGATCGGGAAGCATAAAATGGCGCCTAAGTTAAGCCCGAAAAAGTCTGTAGAAGGAGGAGTGGGCGGCGTGCTTGGAGCCGCTCTCCTTGGAGCATTGTTCTCACTGGCCATGAATCAATGGGCACAGGCTGATGTTTCACCGGCATTTTATGCGCTGATATGCGGAATCGGAGGCATTATTTCCCAGATCGGGGATCTTGCCGCTTCAGCTATTAAAAGAAATCATGAGATCAAGGATTATGGAAAGCTGATTCCGGGTCACGGAGGGATCCTGGATCGGTTTGACAGCGTGATCTTTACAGCTCCGGTCATCTATTATCTGACAGTGCTGCTTGGATAG
- a CDS encoding isoprenyl transferase: MNIPRHVAIILDGNGRWAKSKGMPRNYGHAQGSKTVEKICEEAWRMGIKYLTVYAFSTENWNRPKDEVDALMKLLRNYMKTCLKTAEKNDMKIRVIGDKTRLAQDIQDRINELEAATVNNGGLNFQIAINYGSRDEILRAVRRIAQDAASGILDPKSVDESCFESYLDTHDIPDPDLLIRTSGEERLSNYLLWQLAYSEFYFTDVLWPDFSKEELWKAIEQYNARDRRYGKV; the protein is encoded by the coding sequence ATGAATATACCAAGACATGTGGCGATCATCCTGGACGGAAACGGACGATGGGCAAAATCTAAGGGAATGCCCAGAAATTACGGCCACGCACAGGGGAGCAAAACAGTAGAAAAAATCTGCGAAGAGGCCTGGAGGATGGGGATAAAGTATCTTACCGTTTATGCTTTTTCCACGGAGAACTGGAACCGCCCCAAAGATGAGGTGGATGCGCTGATGAAGCTGCTCCGTAATTATATGAAAACTTGTCTGAAAACAGCAGAAAAAAATGATATGAAGATACGTGTCATTGGAGACAAAACCAGGCTGGCACAGGACATTCAGGATCGGATCAATGAGCTGGAAGCAGCTACCGTCAATAATGGAGGGCTGAATTTTCAGATTGCTATTAATTACGGAAGCAGGGATGAAATTCTACGTGCTGTCAGAAGAATTGCCCAGGATGCAGCTTCCGGGATTCTGGATCCGAAGTCTGTTGATGAGTCCTGTTTTGAGTCCTATCTGGATACACATGATATTCCTGATCCGGATCTTTTGATCCGCACAAGCGGTGAGGAACGTCTTTCCAACTATCTGCTGTGGCAGCTGGCATATTCCGAGTTCTACTTCACAGACGTACTCTGGCCTGATTTTTCAAAGGAGGAACTTTGGAAAGCAATCGAACAGTATAATGCCAGAGACCGCCGATATGGGAAGGTGTAG
- the frr gene encoding ribosome recycling factor: protein MNEKLQVYEEKMKKTLANLDGELATIRAGRANPNVLNKITVDYYGTPTPIQQVANISVPEARMIQIQPWEKSMLKVIEKAINMSDLGINPTNDGTTVRLVFPELTEERRKELVKDVKKKGEQAKVAIRNIRRDGNDAFKKLKGSDVSEDEIKDLEDQLQKLTDKYVAEAEKSVEHKSKEVMTV from the coding sequence ATGAACGAAAAACTGCAGGTATATGAAGAAAAAATGAAAAAGACACTGGCAAACCTGGACGGAGAGCTGGCCACAATACGTGCCGGCCGTGCCAACCCGAATGTGCTCAATAAGATCACGGTAGATTACTATGGAACACCGACGCCGATTCAGCAGGTTGCAAACATTTCTGTACCGGAAGCCCGTATGATACAGATCCAGCCATGGGAAAAGAGTATGCTCAAGGTGATTGAAAAAGCTATCAATATGTCAGATCTGGGCATCAATCCTACAAACGACGGAACTACAGTACGCCTGGTATTTCCGGAACTTACAGAAGAGCGCAGGAAAGAGCTGGTAAAAGATGTAAAGAAAAAGGGAGAACAGGCAAAGGTAGCGATCCGAAATATCAGAAGAGATGGAAATGATGCCTTCAAAAAACTGAAAGGAAGCGACGTCTCAGAGGATGAGATCAAAGATCTGGAAGACCAGCTGCAGAAACTGACTGATAAATATGTGGCAGAAGCAGAAAAATCAGTAGAGCATAAGTCAAAAGAAGTCATGACAGTTTAA
- the pyrH gene encoding UMP kinase: MKRVLLKLSGEALAGDKKTGFDEATCIGVARQVKTLADDGYQIAIVTGGGNFWRGRTSETIDRTKADQIGMLATVMNCIYVSDIFRHVGMKTEVFTPFVCGAFTTLFSKDRAVEALEDGKVIFFAGGTGHPYFSTDTGAVLRAIEIEADAMLLAKAIDGIYDSDPKVNPNAVKYDEISIQEIIDKKLMAVDLTASIMCLENKMPMLVFGLGEENSIVNTMSGTFTGTKVTV, from the coding sequence ATGAAAAGAGTATTGTTAAAGTTAAGCGGAGAAGCGCTTGCAGGAGATAAAAAGACCGGATTTGATGAGGCGACTTGCATTGGAGTTGCCCGTCAGGTGAAAACACTTGCAGATGACGGATATCAGATCGCTATTGTGACAGGAGGGGGAAATTTCTGGAGAGGAAGAACCAGTGAAACGATCGACCGTACAAAAGCAGATCAGATCGGGATGCTGGCAACAGTGATGAACTGTATTTATGTATCAGATATTTTCCGCCATGTAGGTATGAAAACGGAAGTGTTCACTCCTTTTGTGTGCGGAGCATTTACAACACTGTTTTCCAAAGACAGGGCAGTGGAAGCGCTGGAAGATGGAAAGGTGATCTTTTTTGCAGGAGGAACCGGACACCCGTACTTTTCTACAGATACGGGAGCTGTTCTTCGGGCAATCGAGATTGAGGCGGATGCCATGCTTCTTGCAAAGGCAATCGACGGTATCTATGACAGCGATCCCAAGGTAAATCCAAATGCGGTGAAGTATGATGAGATTTCCATTCAGGAAATTATCGATAAAAAGTTGATGGCCGTGGATCTGACAGCGTCCATTATGTGTCTGGAAAATAAAATGCCCATGCTGGTGTTCGGACTGGGCGAAGAAAACAGTATTGTGAACACTATGTCAGGAACCTTTACCGGTACAAAAGTGACCGTGTAG